One Callospermophilus lateralis isolate mCalLat2 chromosome 6, mCalLat2.hap1, whole genome shotgun sequence genomic region harbors:
- the LOC143402225 gene encoding putative vomeronasal receptor-like protein 4 → MVLNLVKRTIFVILTGLGIVGNIFVSLNYMCILKGSDRKSIHIILIHLTFIHIIMLLSKGMPKTLAAFALMNFLYDVGCKILGYLERVARGLSISTTSLLTVVQAITISPRASRWGRLQPRSAWHLLPLLLFCWILNSLISMNLLFYIKNISSMNTSEISTNDNYCYFLPGSGIIRWSFLTLMVLRDAVFQGAMGWASGYMVFLLHKHHQQVLYLQTSKLLHKTPPEMKAAKSVLLLMLCFLFFYWADCFISLYSNFFIHHDSIAEIAQEILTLGYAILSPLVLIHRDGHLAKCRCAQS, encoded by the coding sequence ATGGTTTTGAATCTTGTCAAGAGAACAATTTTTGTCATTCTAACAGGCCTGGGCATTGTGGGGAACATCTTTGTTTCTTTGAATTATATGTGCATTTTGAAGGGCTCTGACAGGAAGTCTATACACATTATTCTCATTCATCTGACTTTTATACATATCATAATGCTTCTTTCCAAGGGAATGCCAAAGACATTAGCAGCTTTTGCTTTGATGAATTTTCTGTATGATGTCGGCTGTAAGATACTGGGTTACCTGGAGAGGGTGGCCCGGGGCCTGTCCATCAGCACCACCAGTCTCCTCACAGTGGTCCAGGCCATCACCATCAGCCCCAGAGCCTCCAGGTGGGGGAGGCTGCAGCCCAGGTCTGCATGGCACCTGCTTCCCTTGTTGCTCTTCTGTTGGATTCTCAATTCCTTGATAAGCATGAACCTACTATTTTACATCAAAAATATCAGCAGCATGAACACATCAGAAATCAGTACAAATGATAACTACTGCTATTTTCTACCAGGAAGTGGGATAATCAGATGGAGTTTTCTCACTCTCATGGTCCTTCGAGATGCTGTGTTCCAGGGTGCCATGGGCTGGGCCAGTGGCTACATGGTCTTCCTCCTCCACAAGCACCACCAGCAGGTGCTCTACCTTCAGACCTCCAAGCTCCTCCACAAAACACCCCCTGAGATGAAGGCTGCAAAGAGTGTCCTCCTTCTGATGCTCTGCTTTCTCTTCTTCTATTGGGCAGactgttttatttctttatattcaaATTTCTTCATACACCATGATTCTATAGCAGAAATTGCTCAAGAAATCCTGACCCTTGGTTATGCAATTCTTAGCCCATTGGTGctgattcacagagatggacacctGGCTAAGTGTCGGTGTGCTCAGTCATAG